From a single Leishmania infantum JPCM5 genome chromosome 36 genomic region:
- a CDS encoding N-acetylglucosamine-6-phosphate deacetylase-like protein: MGNVTVIKGNIVTTSKVLYGGCVIVVNDLIVSVCDNEAVARKELGELENTHPGVGAATWYEAAFVLPGFVDIHNHGLGGASDVIGHWSNPEYSLKELARCGTLTTLASIIFSDSHKKLVTDCIDAIEKRVGTYTKDNCILGGIHAEGPVIHDRGGLPECKSEMSLGDFKRLVDSMPSLRVMTISPHIEARCNYEKIRHLLEKKVRVALGHDRAASKSEIMGALKLATSEEEKMHVTHLCNVSTFNHRASSLVNTAMCPRFPNAPLYKGARPPTLEIIADLIHVDSVTLQSVLASRSVEDIAIITDCISAHIPGKHVVYNGRDSVVQAGGACYLCDSFGRASNTLAGGTSMLADLFHILITLFCKDVVEACLHTATVPARIANLPDVGAIAVRKKANLLLFDAELNTIEKRMIHGHWTSHKPYTILHPSVTHL, from the coding sequence ATGGGCAACGTTACGGTTATCAAGGGTAACATCGTGACGACCTCAAAGGTGCTCTACGGTGGCTGTGTAATCGTCGTAAATGATCTAattgtgtctgtgtgtgacAATGAGGCTGTTGCCCGAAAAGAGCTCGGCGAGCTCGAGAATACGCATCCAGGCGTAGGCGCGGCCACCTGGTACGAGGCCGCGTTTGTGCTTCCTGGGTTCGTAGATATTCACAACCACGGACTGGGCGGTGCAAGCGATGTGATTGGGCACTGGTCGAACCCAGAGTACTCCCTGAAGGAGCTGGCTCGGTGCGGCACGCTCACAACCTTGGCGTCCATCATCTTCTCCGACAGCCACAAGAAACTGGTGACGGACTGTATTGATGCCATCGAGAAGCGCGTGGGGACCTATACGAAGGACAACTGTATTCTGGGCGGTATCCATGCCGAGGGCCCCGTCATTCACGACCGCGGCGGCCTGCCGGAATGCAAGAGTGAAATGAGCCTCGGCGACTTCAAGCGGCTCGTCGACTCTATGCCGTCCTTGCGCGTCATGACCATCTCGCCACACATCGAGGCACGGTGTAACTACGAGAAGATACGCCACCTCCTCGAGAAGAAGGTGCGCGTTGCCCTCGGGCACgaccgcgccgcctccaagTCGGAGATTATGGGCGCCCTCAAGCTGGCAAcctcggaggaggagaagatgCATGTTACCCACTTGTGCAACGTCTCCACGTTCAATCACCGTGCCAGCTCACTGGTGAACACGGCCATGTGTCCGCGGTTCCCGAACGCGCCGCTCTACAAAGGTGCGCGCCCGCCAACGCTGGAGATCATTGCTGATCTCATTCATGTTGATAGCGTCACACTTCAGTCTGTCCTGGCGTCACGCAGCGTTGAGGACATTGCCATCATCACAGACTGTATCTCGGCACACATCCCTGGCAAGCACGTGGTGTACAACGGGCGTGACAGCGTTGTGCAGGCGGGTGGGGCGTGCTATCTCTGTGACTCGTTTGGCCGCGCGTCCAACACCCTGGCGGGCGGCACTAGCATGCTAGCCGACCTGTTCCATATCCTTATCACACTCTTCTGCAAGGATGTCGTCGAGGCCTGCTTGCACACCGCCACCGTGCCCGCCCGAATCGCGAACCTGCCCGACGTGGGCGCAATCGCTGTGAGAAAGAAGGCCAATCTGCTTCTTTTTGACGCGGAGCTCAACACAATCGAGAAGCGCATGATTCACGGACACTGGACCTCGCACAAACCGTACACGATCCTTCACCCCTCTGTAACCCATCTGTGA
- the PUF1 gene encoding putative PUF1 — MSSEEKLTALYARRQEILKDLSEVDTSIKFLESEIQTKATEAAKRTIDENKSGNADVDRVNEVIASCVRDATGLRDALKLVEACRYVQEFGKEDDAARQKIPFRNVFAQECIRHALDLSNDANGSELMQHLVPLLRSGTKPVTMGDIFYDPTTNEHDLSEVLLLIRELSSDIVTVACNTNGARVSQRIIDVLCTHEEFDVYTSVLEPSIVDVAKDINGNHSLSKLITSARFCQLGDSDKSASGAAAIYERIFQKIADNCIDICKNRQGCCIIQKCLQHAPKPYHTTIINTVLNNSLKLVQDPFGNYVVQFILDKQQDINGSKKEDADDDAVPTAPNYTNQIIRQMLHHVAELSCNKFSSNVIEKCLKTSSPDVRQLLVDELTAPHVLPKLLTDSFANYVIQTAISTASDDGQLTQLRDAIIPLQSLLKNSPYGVKIESKLSRRHREAARRLLKKKEAATTVTQAPPAQQEPLLPPYMPPQGMSAIPMMAPDASMGQQVSFTNLNADMASFLQPQRMIGMPFVLQGQQMISIPNAPPPSFTMGMINGSGLPEYR; from the coding sequence ATGTCGTCAGAGGAGAAGTTGACAGCCCTCTACGCGCGCCGCCAGGAGATTCTCAAGGACCTCTCTGAGGTGGATACGAGCATCAAGTTCCTCGAAAGTGAGATCCAAACGAAGGcaacggaggcggcgaagcgcaccATCGACGAAAACAAGTCAGGCAACGCGGACGTGGATCGAGTGAACGAGGTGATCGCCAGCTGCGTGCGGGATGCCACGGGGCTTCGAGACGCACTCAAGTTGGTTGAGGCGTGCCGCTACGTACAGGAGTTTGGCAAGGAGGATGACGCGGCGCGGCAAAAGATCCCGTTCCGCAACGTGTTCGCGCAGGAGTGCATTCGCCATGCGCTGGACCTGTCCAATGACGCCAACGGAAGCGAACTGATGCAGCAcctggtgccgctgctgcgctcggGAACAAAGCCGGTCACCATGGGCGACATTTTCTACGACCCCACAACGAACGAGCACGACCTGTCggaagtgctgctgctgattaGGGAGCTTTCCAGCGATATTGTCACGGTGGCGTGCAACACGAAtggcgcgcgcgtctccCAGCGCATCATCGATGTGCTGTGCACACATGAGGAGTTCGATGTGTACACGAGTGTGCTGGAGCCATCGATTGTCGACGTTGCGAAAGACATTAACGGCAACCACTCCCTCTCAAAGCTGATCACGTCTGCCCGCTTTTGCCAGCTGGGCGACTCCGACAAGAGTGcctccggcgctgccgcgatATACGAGCGCATCTTCCAGAAGATAGCCGACAACTGCATCGACATTTGCAAAAACCGTCAGGGGTGCTGCATCATTCAAAAGTGCCTGCAACACGCCCCCAAACCGTATCACACTACCATCATCAACACGGTACTCAACAACTCGCTGAAACTGGTGCAGGATCCCTTTGGCAACTATGTTGTTCAGTTCATTCTCGACAAGCAGCAAGATATCAACGGCTCAAAGAAGGAGGAcgctgacgacgacgccgtgccgacggcgccgaacTACACCAATCAAATTATTAGGCAGATGCTCCATCACGTGGCCGAGCTCTCGTGCAACAAGTTTAGCAGCAATGTGATTGAGAAGTGCCTGAAGACGTCGTCGCCAGATGTGCGACAGCTGTTGGTCGACGAACTCACGGCGCCGCATGTCTTGCCAAAGCTGCTGACAGATAGCTTCGCGAATTACGTTATTCAGACGGCcatctccaccgcctccgacGATGGCCAactgacgcagctgcgcgacgctATCATACCTCTGCAGAGTCTCCTGAAAAACTCCCCGTATGGCGTGAAGATCGAGTCGAAGCTATCCCGGCGCCACCGTgaagcagcgcggcgtctgctgaagaaaaaggaggctGCCACGACCGTCACACAGGCTCCACCTGCACAACAAGAGCCGCTTCTTCCGCCCTACATGCCCCCACAAGGAATGTCAGCCATTCCAATGATGGCGCCAGACGCTTCCATGGGTCAGCAAGTGTCGTTCACCAACCTGAATGCTGATATGGCCTCCTTcttgcagccgcagcggatGATAGGCATGCCTTTTGTGTTGCAAGGACAACAGATGATCAGCATCCCCAatgcaccaccgccatcttTCACCATGGGCATGATCAACGGTAGCGGCCTGCCTGAGTACCGCTAA
- a CDS encoding putative L-ribulokinase — MIPEQMAEPLVIGLDYGSDSARAVLVRVRDGAELQSAVFSYPRWNKGEYCNPKLMQYRQHPCDYMEAAENVITRVLKAAGPAARDNLVGLAFDTTGSTPCMVDETCTPLALRPSFANNPNAMFILWKDHTSVKEAAAINALAHRSTPDYTSFCGGTYSSEWFWSKALHVIRSDEKVSQAAYGIVECSEWLPALFTGVTSYQKLIRSRCACGHKAMWHESWGGFPPRSFFDQLHPRLGLLRSRMSDATETIDKPVGTLSEEWALRLGLSTRVAVACGAIDAHLGAVGAGIKPYSFVRVMGTSTCDMMVIDSSILGHRRVKGICGQVNGSIVPHMIGLEAGQSAYGDVFAWFSEFLQYSSVRLIASTTLLDENAKAELKREIKRKMLITLTEDASRIRPGESSVHALDWFNGRRTPDANQNLKSVIGGLTLGSDAASVYRALVEATAYGSRAIVERFRREGVRIDSVIAVGGIAKKSPLAIQILSDVLNMPITVCKSEQVCALGSAIAAATAAACYESIPEAQEKMASGSSTAYKPCPEAARVYDELYKRYIELAASTEQMYSHM; from the coding sequence ATGATCCCTGAACAGATGGCAGAGCCACTCGTTATTGGTCTGGATTACGGGTCCGATTCCGCGCgagcggtgctggtgcgcgtgcgggatggggcggagctgcagagcGCCGTCTTCAGCTACCCGCGCTGGAACAAGGGGGAGTACTGCAACCCCAAGCTGATGCAGTACCGCCAGCATCCGTGCGACTACATGGAAGCGGCAGAGAATGTCATCACTAGGGTGCTGAAGGCAGCTGGCCCAGCGGCGCGGGACAACTTGGTTGGGCTCGCCTTCGATACGACCGGTAGCACACCGTGCATGGTCGACGAGACCTGCACACCGCTCGCCCTTCGCCCCTCGTTTGCCAATAACCCGAACGCTATGTTTATTCTCTGGAAAGACCACACCTCTGTAAAGGAGGCCGCTGCAATCAATGCGTTGGCACACAGAAGCACCCCCGACTACACTTCCTTCTGCGGAGGCACCTACTCCTCCGAGTGGTTCTGGTCGAAGGCGCTGCACGTGATCCGCAGCGACGAGAAGGTGTCTCAGGCCGCGTACGGCATTGTAGAGTGCAGCGAGTGGCTTCCAGCCCTCTTCACCGGTGTCACATCGTATCAGAAGCTCATTCGTTCCCGGTGCGCATGCGGGCACAAGGCAATGTGGCACGAGAGCTGGGGCGGCTTCCCGCCACGCAGCTTCTTTGACCAGTTGCACCCGCGCTTGGGGCTCTTGCGGTCCCGCATGAGCGACGCCACAGAGACCATCGACAAGCCGGTGGGTACACTGAGCGAGGAGTGGGCGCTGCGTCTTGGATTGAGCACGAGGGTGGCCGTGGCGTGCGGCGCCATCGATGCTCACCTCGGCGCCGTTGGTGCCGGCATCAAGCCTTACTCCTTTGTGCGTGTCATGGGAACGTCGACCTGTGACATGATGGTGATCGACTCCAGCATtctcggccaccgccgcgtaAAGGGAATTTGTGGGCAGGTCAACGGCTCTATCGTGCCACATATGATTGGCCTCGAGGCTGGTCAGTCCGCGTACGGCGACGTCTTCGCGTGGTTCTCTGAATTTCTCCAGTACTCCTCTGTACGACTCATAGCCAGCACGACGCTGCTCGACGAGAACGCCAAGGCAGAGCTGAAGCGTGAGATAAAGAGGAAGATGCTCATCACCCTCACCGAAGATGCCAGTCGGATTCGTCCCGGCGAGAGCAGCGTGCACGCCCTGGACTGGTTCAACGGACGGCGCACCCCTGATGCCAACCAGAACCTCAAATCGGTCATCGGAGGCCTTACCCTCGGTAGCGACGCGGCAAGTGTATATCGcgcgctggtggaggcgacggcgtacGGGTCGCGCGCCATCGTGGAGCGCTTTCGACGAGAGGGTGTCCGCATTGACAGCGTCATTGCAGTTGGTGGCATCGCTAAGAAGTCGCCGCTGGCCATTCAGATCCTTTCGGACGTGCTGAACATGCCTATTACCGTGTGTAAAAGCGAGCAAGTCTGTGCGTTGGGATCTGCTATTGCCGCTGCAACGGCTGCGGCGTGTTACGAGAGCATCCCTGAGGCGCAGGAAAAGATGGCGAGCGGCTCTTCTACCGCGTACAAGCCGTGCCCAGAGGCTGCTCGGGTGTACGATGAGCTATACAAGCGTTACATCGAGCTTGCTGCGAGCACTGAACAAATGTATTCGCACATGTAG
- a CDS encoding histone H4 has product MAKGKRSADAKGSQRRQKKVLRDNIRGITRGCVRRMARRGGVKRISSEVYEEVRRVLKAYVEDIVRCSTAYTEYARKKTVTACDVVNALRKQGHILYGYA; this is encoded by the coding sequence ATGGCCAAGGGCAAGCGCTCCGCTGATGCCAAGGGCAGCCAGAGGCGCCagaagaaggtgctgcgcgacaacATCCGCGGCATCACTCGCGGCTGCGTCCGCCGCAtggcgcgccgcggtggcgtgaAGCGCATCTCGAGCGAGGTCTACGAagaggtgcgccgcgtgctgaaGGCTTACGTGGAGGACAttgtgcgctgcagcacggcctaCACCGAGTACGCGCGCAAGAAgacggtgacggcgtgcGATGTTGTgaacgcgctgcgcaagcaaGGCCACATCCTCTACGGCTACGCGTAA